The Desmodus rotundus isolate HL8 chromosome 13, HLdesRot8A.1, whole genome shotgun sequence genome has a window encoding:
- the LOC139440504 gene encoding copper-transporting ATPase 2-like, giving the protein MHALTKHLLLVSHPSLFNNKELGYGASLAQRSPSAHHLDHKMEIKQWRNSFLCSLLFGVPVMGLMVYMLVTSREPHKPTVLHHNIVPGLSILNLIFFILCTFVQFLGGWYFYVQAYKSLRHRMANMDVLVVLGTSVAYIYSLVILAVALAEQAERSPVTFFDTPPMLFVFIALGRWLEHVAKSKTSEALAKLMSLQATEATVVTLGEDNLIIREEQVPVELVQRGDVIKVVPGGKFPVDGKVLEGNTMADESLITGEAMPVTKKPGSTVIAGSMNAHGSVLISATHVGGNTTLAQIVKLVEEAQMSKAPIQQLADRFSGYFVPFIIIISTLTLVVWIIIGFVDFGVVQKYFPTPSKHTSQAEMAIRFAFQTSITVLCIACPCSLGLATPTAVMVGTGVAAQNGILIKGGQPLEMAHKIKTVMFDKTGTITHGVPRVMRVLLLVDPATLPLRKLLAVVGTAEACSEHPLGVAVTKYCKEELKTEALGYCMDFQAVPGCGIGCKVSNVEGILAHGEHLNERAPHLNGVGGVPAETGKLQLLFCSVLHLNLDANQWQTEVVR; this is encoded by the exons ATGCATGCTCTAACCAAACACCTCCTCCTCGtttcccacccctctctcttCAACAACAAGGAACTCGGCTATGGTGCTTCGCTGGCCCAGAGGAGCCCCAGCGCCCATCACCTGGACCACAAGATGGAGATAAAGCA GTGGAGGAATTCTTTCCTGTGCAGCCTGCTGTTTGGCGTCCCTGTAATGGGTTTGATGGTCTACATGCTGGTGACCAGCAGGGAGCCCCACAAGCCTACGGTCCTGCACCACAATATCGTTCCGGGACTGTCCATCCTGAATCTCATCTTCTTTATCCTGTGCACCTTTGTCCAG TTCCTCGGTGGGTGGTACTTCTACGTGCAGGCCTATAAATCGCTGAGACACAGGATGGCCAACATGGACGTGCTCGTCGTGCTGGGCACAAGCGTCGCCTACATCTACTCGCTGGTCATCCTGGCAGTGGCCCTTGCCGAGCAGGCCGAGAGGAGCCCTGTGACCTTCTTTGACACGCCCCCCATGCTCTTCGTGTTCATTGCCCTGGGGCGGTGGCTGGAACACGTGGCCAAG AGCAAAACCTCGGAAGCCCTGGCCAAACTCATGTCTCTCCAAGCCACCGAAGCCACCGTGGTGACCCTTGGCGAGGACAACTTAATCATCAG GGAGGAGCAAGTACCCGTGGAGCTGGTGCAGCGGGGTGACGTCATCAAGGTCGTTCCAGGGGGAAAGTTCCCAGTGGACGGGAAAGTCCTGGAAGGCAATACCATGGCCGATGAGTCCCTCATCACAG GTGAGGCCATGCCTGTCACTAAGAAGCCCGGGAGCACGGTCATTGCTGGTTCCATGAACGCGCACGGCTCTGTGCTCATCAGCGCCACCCATGTGGGCGGCAACACCACCTTGGCTCAGATTGTGAAGCTGGTGGAGGAGGCTCAGATGTCGAAG GCTCCCATTCAGCAGCTGGCCGATCGGTTTAGTGGCTACTTTGTCCCatttatcatcatcatttcaACGTTGACGTTGGTGGTATGGATTATAATCGGTTTTGTCGATTTTGGTGTTGTTCAGAAGTACTTTCCC ACCCCCAGCAAGCACACCTCGCAGGCCGAGATGGCCATCCGGTTTGCCTTCCAGACGTCCATCACTGTGCTGTGCATCGCCTGCCCCTGCTCGCTGGGCTTGGCCACGCCCACGGCGGTCATGGTGGGCACTGGTGTGGCCGCCCAGAATGGCATCCTCATCAAGGGCGGCCAGCCTCTGGAGATGGCCCACAAG ATAAAGACCGTGATGTTCGACAAAACCGGCACCATCACCCACGGGGTCCCCAGGGTCATGCGGGTCTTGCTGCTTGTGGACCCGGCCACGCTGCCGCTCAGGAAGCTCCTCGCCGTGGTGGGGACCGCAGAGGCCTGCAGCGAGCACCCCTTGGGTGTGGCCGTCACCAAGTACTGCAAAGAG GAACTCAAAACAGAGGCCTTGGGATACTGCATGGACTTCCAGGCCGTGCCAGGCTGTGGCATTGGCTGCAAAGTCAGCAATGTGGAAGGCATCCTGGCCCACGGCGAGCACCTGAACGAACGGGCCCCTCACCTGAATGGGGTTGGCGGTGTCCCTGCGGAAACAG GAAAGCTGCAGCTTCTCTTCTGTTCTGTGTTGCATCTGAATCTGGATGCTAACCAATGGCAGACAGAAGTAGTCCGTTAG